AGGCGAATATGACAGCACCGGCAAAGCTGTAATGACGCTTGAGGAATTCGAGGACTGGCTGCATCTGGAGATATGCCGCTATCACAATACCCGGCACGGTGGGTTGGGGCGGACGCCGTTAGCCGCCTGGGCCGATCTCGGCGGTGATGACGCTGGCAGACAAGTCGTGGACACGGATGCGTTTCGGATCAGTTTCCTTCCCTCCGAACGTCGGCAGTTGGCGCGAACCGGGGTCAGTTTTTTCGGTAGGCTATTGGAGCGACGCATTCGGGCCGATGATCGGTCGCGGGGCAGGGAAGGTTACTGTCAAGTATGACCCCCGAGATATGTCGCAAATTTGGGTTGCCACAGATGACAGGCGCGCCATTGCTGCGCGCTATAAAGACTTGTCACGGCCCCGGATTTCTCTTTGGGAATCGCGGCGCGCCAGAGCAATTTTTCACGAGCTGCATGGCGGAACAATCCCGGAGGCGATGCTGTTTCGGATTG
This window of the Roseovarius sp. EL26 genome carries:
- a CDS encoding Mu transposase C-terminal domain-containing protein → MIGRGAGKVTVKYDPRDMSQIWVATDDRRAIAARYKDLSRPRISLWESRRARAIFHELHGGTIPEAMLFRIVEEQRRIAHAARQQTLTARLEGERKARLPSDKPKRDPAREMFAIDTRNPDLPTYPIDDFDGYKPKN